From a region of the Balaenoptera ricei isolate mBalRic1 chromosome 11, mBalRic1.hap2, whole genome shotgun sequence genome:
- the LOC132375066 gene encoding translation machinery-associated protein 7-like: MLGHEGGKKKSLKQPKKQAKEMGKEDKALKQKKEEEQKKLEELKGKAAGKGPLATGGIKKSGKK, translated from the coding sequence ATGTTGGGCCATGAAGGTGGCAAGAAGAAGTCCTTGAAGCAGCCCAAGAAGCAAGCCAAGGAGATGGGCAAGGAAGATAAGGCACTCAagcagaaaaaggaggaggagcagaAGAAACTCGAGGAGCTAAAAGGGAAGGCTGCGGGGAAAGGCCCCCTGGCCACAGGTGGAATTAAGAAATCTGGCAAAAAGTAA
- the BAP1 gene encoding ubiquitin carboxyl-terminal hydrolase BAP1 isoform X1, protein MNKGWLELESDPGLFTLLVEDFGVKGVQVEEIYDLQSKCQGPVYGFIFLFKWIEERRSRRKVSTLVDDTSVIDDDIVNNMFFAHQLIPNSCATHALLSVLLNCSNVDLGPTLSRMKDFTKGFSPESKGYAIGNAPELAKAHNSHARPEPRHLPEKQNGLSAVRTMEAFHFVSYVPITGRLFELDGLKVYPIDHGPWGEDEEWTDKARRVIMERIGLATAGEPYHDIRFNLMAVVPDRRIKYEARLHVLKVNRQTVLEALQQLIRVTQPELIQTHKSQESQLPEETKPVCSKSPLALETSRAPAASEGTHTDGAEEVAGSCPQAPTHSPPSKPKLVVKPPGSSINGVPPNPTPIVQRLPAFLDNHNYAKSPMQEEEDLAAGVGRSRVPVRPPQQYSDDEDDYEDDEEDDVQNTNSAIRYKRKGPGKPGPLSGSGDGQLSVLQPNTINVLAEKLKESQKDLSIPLSIKTSSGAGSPAVAVPTHSQPSPTPSNESTDTASEIGSAFNSPLRSPIRSANPTRPSSPVTSHISKVLFGEDDSLLRVDCIRYNRAVRDLGPVISTGLLHLAEDGVLSPLALTESGKGSSPSIRPSQGSQGSGSPEEKEVVEAVDSREKPGLVRPSEPLSGEKYSPKELLALLKCVEAEIANYEACLKEEVEKRKKFKIDDQRRTHNYDEFICTFISMLAQEGMLANLVEQNISVRRRQGVSIGRLHKQRKPDRRKRSRPYKAKRQ, encoded by the exons ATGAATAAGGGCTGGCTGGAGCTGGAGAGCGACCCTG GCCTCTTCACCCTCCTGGTGGAAGATTTCG GTGTCAAAGGGGTGCAGGTGGAGGAGATCTATGACCTTCAGAGCAAATGCCAGGG CCCCGTGTATGGATTCATCTTCCTGTTCAAATGGATCGAAGAGCGCCGATCCCGTCGCAAGGTCTCTACCTTGGTGGATGATACATCTGTGATTGATGATGATATTGTGAATAACATGTTCTTTGCCCACCAG CTGATCCCCAACTCTTGTGCCACTCATGCCCTGCTGAGCGTGCTCCTCAACTGCAGCAATGTGGACCTGGGGCCCACCCTGAGTCGCATGAAGGACTTTACCAAAGGCTTCAGCCCTGAG AGCAAAGGATATGCGATTGGCAATGCTCCAGAGTTGGCCAAGGCACATAATAGCCATGCCAG GCCTGAGCCACGCCATCTCCCCGAGAAGCAGAATGGCCTTAGTGCCGTGCGGACCATGGAGGCATTCCACTTTGTCAGCTATGTGCCTATCACAGGCCGGCTTTTTGAGCTGGATGGGCTGAAGGTTTACCCCATTGACCATG GGCCTTGGGGGGAGGATGAGGAGTGGACAGACAAGGCCCGGAGGGTCATCATGGAGCGTATCGGCCTCGCCACTGCAGG GGAGCCCTACCATGACATCCGCTTCAACCTGATGGCGGTGGTGCCCGACCGCAGGATCAAGTATGAGGCCAGGCTGCACGTGCTGAAGGTGAACCGTCAGACAGTACTGGAGGCCCTGCAGCAG CTGATTAGGGTAACGCAGCCAGAGCTGATTCAGACCCACAAGTCTCAAGAGTCACAGTTGCCTGAAGAGACCAAACCAGTCTGCAGCAAGTCCCCTCTGGCCCTGGAAACAAGCAGGGCCCCAGCGGCCTCTGAGGGCACCCACACAG ATGGTGCGGAGGAGGTGGCTGGTTCGTGCCCACAAGCCCCGACCCACAGCCCTCCCAGCAAACCCAAGCTGGTGGTGAAGCCTCCAGGGAGCAGCATCAATGGGGTTCCCCCAAACCCCACTCCTATCGTCCAGCGGCTGCCAGCCTTTCTGGACAATCACAACTATGCCAAGTCCCCCATGCAG GAGGAGGAAGACCTGGCAGCAGGTGTGGGCCGCAGCCGAGTTCCAGTCCGCCCACCCCAGCAGTACTCAGACGATGAGGACGACTACGAGGATGACGAGGAGGATGACGTGCAGAACACCAACTCCGCCATCAG GTATAAGCGAAAGGGGCCGGGGAAACCGGGGCCATTGAGTGGCTCTGGGGATGGGCAGCTGTCGGTGCTGCAGCCGAACACCATCAACGTCTTGGCCGAGAAGCTCAAAGAGTCCCAGAAAGACCTCTCAATTCCTCTGTCCATCAAGACGAGCAGCGGGGCCGGGAGTCCGGCTGTGGCAGTGCCCACGCACTCACAGCCCTCGCCCACCCCCAGCAATGAGAGCACTGACACAGCCTCTGAGATCGGCAGCGCTTTCAATTCGCCACTACGCTCGCCTATCCGCTCCGCCAACCCCACGCGGCCCTCTAGCCCCGTCACCTCCCACATCTCCAAGGTGCTTTTTGGAGAGGATGACAGCCTGCTGCGTGTTGACTGCATACGCTACAATCGTGCTGTACGCGACCTGGGTCCTGTCATCAGCACGGGCCTGCTGCACCTGGCTGAGGACGGTGTGCTGAGTCCCCTGGCACTGACAG AGAGTGGGAAGGGTTCCTCACCTTCTATCAGACCGAGCCAAGGCAGCCAGGGGTCTGGTAGCCCAGAGGAGAAAGAGGTGGTGGAGGCTGTGGACAGCAGAGAGAAGCCTGGGCTGGTCAGGCCTAGTGAGCCCTTGAGTGGGGAGAAGTACTCACCCAAG GAGCTGCTGGCACTGCTGAAGTGTGTGGAGGCTGAGATTGCAAACTATGAGGCCTGCCTCAAGGAAGaggtggagaagaggaagaagttcAAG ATCGACGACCAGAGAAGAACCCACAACTACGATGAGTTCATCTGCACCTTCATCTCCATGCTGGCTCAGGAAG GCATGCTGGCCAACCTGGTGGAGCAGAACATCTCGGTGCGGCGGCGCCAGGGGGTCAGCATTGGCCGACTCCACAAGCAGCGGAAGCCTGACCGGCGGAAACGCTCACGCCCCTACAAGGCCAAGCGCCAGTGA
- the BAP1 gene encoding ubiquitin carboxyl-terminal hydrolase BAP1 isoform X2, with protein sequence MPGLIPNSCATHALLSVLLNCSNVDLGPTLSRMKDFTKGFSPESKGYAIGNAPELAKAHNSHARPEPRHLPEKQNGLSAVRTMEAFHFVSYVPITGRLFELDGLKVYPIDHGPWGEDEEWTDKARRVIMERIGLATAGEPYHDIRFNLMAVVPDRRIKYEARLHVLKVNRQTVLEALQQLIRVTQPELIQTHKSQESQLPEETKPVCSKSPLALETSRAPAASEGTHTDGAEEVAGSCPQAPTHSPPSKPKLVVKPPGSSINGVPPNPTPIVQRLPAFLDNHNYAKSPMQEEEDLAAGVGRSRVPVRPPQQYSDDEDDYEDDEEDDVQNTNSAIRYKRKGPGKPGPLSGSGDGQLSVLQPNTINVLAEKLKESQKDLSIPLSIKTSSGAGSPAVAVPTHSQPSPTPSNESTDTASEIGSAFNSPLRSPIRSANPTRPSSPVTSHISKVLFGEDDSLLRVDCIRYNRAVRDLGPVISTGLLHLAEDGVLSPLALTESGKGSSPSIRPSQGSQGSGSPEEKEVVEAVDSREKPGLVRPSEPLSGEKYSPKELLALLKCVEAEIANYEACLKEEVEKRKKFKIDDQRRTHNYDEFICTFISMLAQEGMLANLVEQNISVRRRQGVSIGRLHKQRKPDRRKRSRPYKAKRQ encoded by the exons ATGCCAGGG CTGATCCCCAACTCTTGTGCCACTCATGCCCTGCTGAGCGTGCTCCTCAACTGCAGCAATGTGGACCTGGGGCCCACCCTGAGTCGCATGAAGGACTTTACCAAAGGCTTCAGCCCTGAG AGCAAAGGATATGCGATTGGCAATGCTCCAGAGTTGGCCAAGGCACATAATAGCCATGCCAG GCCTGAGCCACGCCATCTCCCCGAGAAGCAGAATGGCCTTAGTGCCGTGCGGACCATGGAGGCATTCCACTTTGTCAGCTATGTGCCTATCACAGGCCGGCTTTTTGAGCTGGATGGGCTGAAGGTTTACCCCATTGACCATG GGCCTTGGGGGGAGGATGAGGAGTGGACAGACAAGGCCCGGAGGGTCATCATGGAGCGTATCGGCCTCGCCACTGCAGG GGAGCCCTACCATGACATCCGCTTCAACCTGATGGCGGTGGTGCCCGACCGCAGGATCAAGTATGAGGCCAGGCTGCACGTGCTGAAGGTGAACCGTCAGACAGTACTGGAGGCCCTGCAGCAG CTGATTAGGGTAACGCAGCCAGAGCTGATTCAGACCCACAAGTCTCAAGAGTCACAGTTGCCTGAAGAGACCAAACCAGTCTGCAGCAAGTCCCCTCTGGCCCTGGAAACAAGCAGGGCCCCAGCGGCCTCTGAGGGCACCCACACAG ATGGTGCGGAGGAGGTGGCTGGTTCGTGCCCACAAGCCCCGACCCACAGCCCTCCCAGCAAACCCAAGCTGGTGGTGAAGCCTCCAGGGAGCAGCATCAATGGGGTTCCCCCAAACCCCACTCCTATCGTCCAGCGGCTGCCAGCCTTTCTGGACAATCACAACTATGCCAAGTCCCCCATGCAG GAGGAGGAAGACCTGGCAGCAGGTGTGGGCCGCAGCCGAGTTCCAGTCCGCCCACCCCAGCAGTACTCAGACGATGAGGACGACTACGAGGATGACGAGGAGGATGACGTGCAGAACACCAACTCCGCCATCAG GTATAAGCGAAAGGGGCCGGGGAAACCGGGGCCATTGAGTGGCTCTGGGGATGGGCAGCTGTCGGTGCTGCAGCCGAACACCATCAACGTCTTGGCCGAGAAGCTCAAAGAGTCCCAGAAAGACCTCTCAATTCCTCTGTCCATCAAGACGAGCAGCGGGGCCGGGAGTCCGGCTGTGGCAGTGCCCACGCACTCACAGCCCTCGCCCACCCCCAGCAATGAGAGCACTGACACAGCCTCTGAGATCGGCAGCGCTTTCAATTCGCCACTACGCTCGCCTATCCGCTCCGCCAACCCCACGCGGCCCTCTAGCCCCGTCACCTCCCACATCTCCAAGGTGCTTTTTGGAGAGGATGACAGCCTGCTGCGTGTTGACTGCATACGCTACAATCGTGCTGTACGCGACCTGGGTCCTGTCATCAGCACGGGCCTGCTGCACCTGGCTGAGGACGGTGTGCTGAGTCCCCTGGCACTGACAG AGAGTGGGAAGGGTTCCTCACCTTCTATCAGACCGAGCCAAGGCAGCCAGGGGTCTGGTAGCCCAGAGGAGAAAGAGGTGGTGGAGGCTGTGGACAGCAGAGAGAAGCCTGGGCTGGTCAGGCCTAGTGAGCCCTTGAGTGGGGAGAAGTACTCACCCAAG GAGCTGCTGGCACTGCTGAAGTGTGTGGAGGCTGAGATTGCAAACTATGAGGCCTGCCTCAAGGAAGaggtggagaagaggaagaagttcAAG ATCGACGACCAGAGAAGAACCCACAACTACGATGAGTTCATCTGCACCTTCATCTCCATGCTGGCTCAGGAAG GCATGCTGGCCAACCTGGTGGAGCAGAACATCTCGGTGCGGCGGCGCCAGGGGGTCAGCATTGGCCGACTCCACAAGCAGCGGAAGCCTGACCGGCGGAAACGCTCACGCCCCTACAAGGCCAAGCGCCAGTGA